In one window of Tellurirhabdus rosea DNA:
- a CDS encoding ATP-grasp domain-containing protein — protein sequence MKIAYITYEDEGKYTAPVGGDEEGDLLRFLSSKGLSVHKEVWTDPAVRWEAYDLALLKSPWDYFDKIGSFYAWLDTIRAAGVRLLNPVEVVRWNSDKHYLADIAAAGLPVTPTLFLEKDTRPDLTACFDQFGTDRLIVKPCVSGGSKNTFALTREQVAESSPRVEELLKQEAFMAQPFIEEIRTEGEWSLLFFGGQFSHCVLKKAKPGDFRVQHYLGGTIHPQVPAADLLAQASAYVEQFAKGCLYARVDGTLINGRFVLMELELIEPFLFLFTHPESFENYFRALDRMVLSTVPGPVF from the coding sequence ATGAAGATTGCCTACATCACCTACGAAGACGAAGGAAAATACACCGCCCCCGTGGGAGGCGACGAAGAAGGGGACCTTTTGCGGTTCCTGTCTAGTAAAGGACTCTCGGTGCACAAGGAAGTATGGACCGACCCCGCCGTCCGGTGGGAAGCCTACGACCTGGCCCTGCTGAAATCACCCTGGGATTATTTTGATAAAATCGGGTCGTTCTACGCCTGGCTCGACACTATTCGGGCGGCGGGCGTCCGGCTGCTGAACCCCGTCGAGGTGGTCCGCTGGAACAGCGACAAGCATTACCTGGCCGACATTGCCGCCGCCGGCCTGCCGGTTACGCCGACCCTGTTTCTCGAAAAAGACACCCGCCCGGACCTGACGGCCTGCTTCGACCAGTTCGGCACCGACAGGCTCATCGTCAAGCCCTGCGTGAGCGGCGGGTCCAAAAACACCTTCGCCCTGACCCGCGAACAGGTGGCCGAATCCAGCCCGCGGGTGGAAGAACTGCTGAAGCAGGAGGCGTTTATGGCGCAGCCGTTCATCGAAGAAATCCGGACCGAAGGCGAATGGTCGCTGCTGTTTTTCGGCGGGCAATTCAGCCACTGCGTCCTGAAAAAAGCCAAACCCGGCGACTTCCGGGTGCAGCACTACCTCGGCGGCACGATTCACCCGCAGGTTCCGGCCGCCGACCTGCTCGCGCAGGCCAGCGCCTACGTGGAGCAGTTTGCAAAAGGCTGCCTCTACGCCCGGGTTGACGGCACGCTGATCAACGGTCGGTTTGTGCTCATGGAACTGGAGCTGATCGAGCCGTTCCTGTTCCTGTTCACACATCCGGAAAGCTTCGAAAACTACTTCCGGGCGCTGGACCGAATGGTGTTGTCAACGGTTCCGGGTCCGGTCTTCTGA
- a CDS encoding NAD(P)-dependent alcohol dehydrogenase codes for MKAVAIYEHGDRSVLRLTDLPEPRAESHDVLIRVRATGINPLDTKVRDGSFGRLMGKFPKVLGAECAGVVEAVGELVTDFSPGDRVVASLGPVGGGYAERVSTHEKNVAHLPDAVDFRDGAALVVGGLTSLIALRDQGHLRPGEHVVINGASGGVGVAGVQIGKILHGHMTAVCSAANAELVQSLGADRVIDYKTTDFTKEPEQFRRYRIVFDAVGKRSLSECRDVLSKDGVYVSTLPSPKQIAETVLSTFAEQKAKVVAFAFRREDMAWLLQHAAEGRLKAVIDRTYTLDQIAEAHEYSESGRVKGKLVVDMGE; via the coding sequence ATGAAAGCTGTTGCCATTTACGAACACGGTGACCGAAGCGTACTGCGCCTCACGGACCTGCCCGAGCCGCGGGCCGAAAGCCACGATGTCCTCATCCGGGTGCGGGCCACGGGCATCAATCCCCTCGACACAAAAGTCCGCGACGGCAGTTTCGGCCGACTCATGGGCAAATTTCCCAAAGTGCTCGGGGCCGAGTGTGCGGGCGTGGTCGAAGCGGTCGGCGAACTGGTCACCGATTTTAGCCCCGGCGACCGGGTGGTGGCCTCCCTCGGACCGGTGGGCGGCGGCTACGCCGAACGGGTCAGCACGCACGAAAAGAACGTCGCCCACCTGCCCGACGCGGTTGATTTTCGGGATGGGGCGGCGCTGGTGGTCGGCGGCCTCACCTCGCTCATTGCACTCCGGGACCAGGGCCATCTGCGGCCCGGCGAACACGTGGTGATCAACGGCGCTTCGGGCGGCGTGGGCGTGGCGGGCGTGCAGATTGGCAAAATCCTGCACGGGCACATGACAGCCGTTTGCAGCGCGGCCAATGCGGAACTGGTGCAGAGTCTGGGCGCCGACCGGGTCATTGATTACAAGACAACGGATTTTACGAAAGAACCAGAGCAGTTTCGCCGGTACCGGATCGTTTTCGACGCCGTCGGCAAACGTTCTCTCTCCGAATGCCGGGACGTGCTCTCCAAAGATGGCGTCTACGTATCGACGCTGCCTTCCCCTAAACAGATCGCCGAAACGGTTCTTTCTACTTTTGCCGAGCAGAAAGCCAAAGTGGTTGCTTTTGCCTTCCGGCGCGAAGACATGGCCTGGCTGCTGCAGCATGCCGCGGAAGGCCGCCTGAAAGCCGTTATCGACCGGACCTATACGCTGGACCAGATTGCCGAAGCGCACGAATACAGCGAAAGCGGCCGGGTGAAAGGAAAGCTGGTGGTAGACATGGGCGAATAA
- a CDS encoding succinate dehydrogenase/fumarate reductase iron-sulfur subunit — MNITLKVWRQKGPNAPGKLVEYKLKDISPDTSFLEMFDILNADLVKKGESPVAFDHDCREGICGQCSMYINGRPHGPQTGAATCLLHMRSFTDGETIVVEPWRSRAFPIIKDLMTDRTAFDRIVQAGGYISVNTGSAPDANEIPIPRDVQEKAMDAAACIACGACVAACKNASAMLFTASQVSKFALLPQGQAERQERVARMVAQMDVEGFGACSFTGACAVECPASISIDNIVRMNREYLSSKATSENT; from the coding sequence ATGAATATTACGCTGAAGGTTTGGCGGCAAAAAGGCCCCAATGCACCGGGTAAGCTGGTGGAATACAAACTGAAGGATATTTCACCGGACACTTCTTTTCTCGAAATGTTCGACATTCTGAACGCCGATCTGGTCAAAAAAGGCGAAAGCCCCGTTGCTTTCGATCACGACTGCCGGGAAGGCATCTGCGGACAGTGCTCGATGTACATCAACGGCCGTCCGCACGGCCCGCAGACTGGGGCCGCCACCTGCCTGCTGCACATGCGGAGCTTTACGGACGGCGAAACAATCGTCGTGGAACCCTGGCGCTCGCGGGCGTTTCCCATCATCAAGGACCTGATGACCGACCGCACGGCCTTCGACCGGATCGTGCAGGCCGGGGGGTATATTTCGGTCAACACCGGCTCGGCTCCCGACGCCAACGAAATTCCCATTCCCCGCGATGTGCAGGAAAAGGCAATGGACGCGGCGGCCTGCATTGCCTGCGGCGCCTGCGTGGCGGCCTGCAAGAATGCCTCGGCCATGCTGTTTACGGCCTCACAGGTTTCTAAGTTTGCGCTGCTGCCCCAGGGCCAGGCCGAACGGCAGGAACGGGTGGCGCGCATGGTGGCCCAGATGGACGTGGAGGGCTTCGGTGCCTGCTCGTTTACCGGTGCCTGCGCCGTAGAATGCCCGGCCTCGATTTCCATCGACAACATCGTCCGGATGAACCGCGAATACCTGTCTTCGAAGGCTACGTCGGAAAACACCTAG
- a CDS encoding GAF domain-containing sensor histidine kinase: MKTAPIPENEEVRLQALQDYAILDTLPEDDYDAITRLASVICDTPVSLISLVDRDRQWFKSAHGLEIRELPRDVAFCAHAILEPDHLFEIPDARQDDRFFDNPLTTGPLQVEFYAGAPLLDSAGNALGSLCVIDHYPRKLTTTQQQALRDLAHQVSQLLELRKRNHELAESQIRLQEAEQELQKALVLERKANELKSRFVSLVSHEFRTPLSIILSGIELIEMISQKVTDPALAQRLLENIEPIRVEILRLKHLINMAVQQENYQSNRMQFVLEPCDLVSFCQRLIERRRHQDPDYARLDFRPETDEAIIHADLMLLEHVLENLLSNGLKYSVDSLKPVEVRLWEADGRVHVSVKDYGIGIPEEDMERLGEGFFRASNTEGISGTGLGLALARQFTELQGGHLTIESQLGEYTLCQLSFPLLEN, encoded by the coding sequence ATGAAAACCGCCCCGATTCCGGAGAATGAAGAAGTGCGCCTGCAGGCCCTTCAGGATTACGCCATTCTGGATACCCTTCCGGAGGACGATTACGATGCTATTACCCGACTGGCTTCTGTCATCTGCGATACGCCCGTTTCGCTCATCAGCCTCGTCGACCGCGACCGTCAGTGGTTCAAATCCGCACACGGGCTTGAGATCCGCGAACTGCCGCGGGACGTGGCTTTCTGCGCCCACGCGATTCTGGAACCCGACCACCTCTTCGAAATTCCGGATGCCCGGCAGGACGATCGTTTTTTTGATAATCCGCTAACGACCGGCCCCCTGCAGGTCGAGTTTTACGCCGGGGCACCGCTGCTCGATTCGGCTGGCAACGCGCTGGGCAGCCTCTGCGTGATCGACCATTATCCCCGCAAACTGACCACTACCCAGCAGCAGGCCCTCCGGGACCTGGCTCATCAGGTGTCGCAGTTGCTGGAGCTTCGCAAACGCAACCACGAACTGGCCGAAAGCCAGATTCGGCTTCAGGAGGCGGAACAGGAACTGCAAAAGGCGCTGGTGCTGGAGCGAAAGGCCAACGAGCTGAAGTCGCGGTTTGTCAGTCTGGTGTCGCACGAATTCCGGACGCCGCTGTCGATCATCCTTTCGGGCATTGAACTCATCGAAATGATCAGCCAGAAGGTGACCGACCCGGCACTTGCCCAGCGGCTGCTCGAAAACATTGAACCGATCCGGGTGGAAATTCTCCGGCTGAAGCACCTCATCAACATGGCCGTTCAGCAGGAAAATTACCAGTCGAACCGCATGCAGTTCGTGCTCGAACCCTGCGATCTGGTTTCGTTCTGCCAGCGGCTGATCGAACGCCGCCGCCACCAGGACCCGGACTACGCCCGCCTCGACTTCCGGCCCGAAACCGACGAGGCCATCATTCACGCGGACCTGATGCTCCTCGAACACGTGCTCGAAAACCTGCTCAGCAACGGCCTCAAATATTCGGTTGATTCTCTGAAACCCGTGGAAGTGCGGCTCTGGGAGGCCGACGGGCGGGTCCATGTTTCCGTCAAGGATTACGGCATCGGCATTCCGGAGGAAGACATGGAGCGGCTGGGAGAGGGATTTTTTCGGGCTTCCAATACAGAAGGTATCTCCGGTACGGGGCTGGGACTGGCTTTGGCCCGTCAGTTCACGGAATTGCAGGGCGGGCACTTAACCATCGAAAGTCAACTGGGCGAATACACGCTTTGTCAGCTGAGCTTTCCGCTTTTAGAGAACTGA
- a CDS encoding catalase — protein sequence MENQNGNRNGNGHQEGQPQQNSGQNTLTTRQGHPVYDNQNVRTVGNRGPTTLENYPFLEKISHFDRERIPERVVHARGAGAHGVFEAYGTVGGEPVSKYTRAKLFQQQGKQTPVFVRFSSVIHGGHSPETLRDPRGFAVKFYTEEGNWDLVGNNLKVFFIRDAMKFPDLVHAFKPDPVTNIQDGQRIFDFICNTPEAMHMITFLFSPWGIPANYRQMQGSGVNTYKWYNDKGEGVLVKYHWEPLKQGIRNLTQLQAEEIQGKNFNHATQDLFEAIKRGDYPEWELCVQIMSDDEHPELDFDPLDDTKLWPQDQFPFLPVGKMTLNRNPENYFNEVEQVAFGTGVLVDGLDFSDDKMLQGRTFSYSDTQRYRVGSNYLQLPINAPKTHVATNQQGGQMQYQTDIPPGANPHINYEPSLIDGLKEAPKNGPDHTPYAQGNLVRQKIDRTNDFKQAGERYRMFEDWEREDLIFNLVNTLAPVDRRIQDKMVELFTNCDEDYGRRVREGLEASRNQNGSGPIGSTSAHEGVQQAQEESRPAQPY from the coding sequence ATGGAAAACCAGAACGGCAACCGCAACGGAAACGGCCATCAGGAGGGCCAGCCGCAGCAGAACAGCGGCCAAAACACCCTGACTACCCGGCAGGGGCATCCGGTTTATGACAACCAGAATGTCCGGACGGTCGGTAACCGGGGGCCAACCACGCTTGAGAACTACCCATTTCTCGAAAAAATCAGCCATTTCGACCGCGAACGCATTCCGGAGCGCGTCGTACACGCGCGCGGAGCGGGCGCACACGGGGTTTTTGAAGCCTACGGGACGGTAGGCGGCGAGCCGGTGTCCAAATACACGCGTGCCAAACTTTTTCAGCAGCAGGGAAAGCAAACGCCGGTTTTTGTCCGGTTTTCGTCGGTCATCCACGGCGGGCATTCGCCCGAAACGCTGCGCGACCCGCGGGGTTTTGCGGTGAAATTTTATACCGAAGAAGGCAACTGGGACCTGGTCGGCAACAACCTGAAGGTCTTTTTTATCCGGGATGCGATGAAGTTTCCGGATCTGGTGCACGCCTTCAAACCGGACCCGGTCACCAACATCCAGGACGGGCAGCGCATTTTCGATTTCATCTGCAATACGCCCGAGGCCATGCACATGATCACGTTCCTGTTCTCGCCCTGGGGCATTCCGGCCAACTACCGGCAGATGCAGGGTTCGGGCGTGAATACCTACAAATGGTACAACGATAAAGGCGAGGGCGTGCTGGTCAAATACCACTGGGAGCCGCTCAAACAGGGCATTCGTAACCTGACGCAGTTGCAGGCGGAGGAAATTCAGGGGAAAAACTTCAACCACGCCACGCAGGACCTGTTTGAAGCCATCAAACGCGGCGATTATCCCGAATGGGAACTGTGTGTGCAGATTATGAGCGACGACGAACACCCGGAACTGGATTTCGATCCGCTGGATGATACCAAGCTCTGGCCGCAGGACCAGTTTCCGTTCCTGCCCGTCGGCAAGATGACGCTGAACCGCAATCCGGAGAATTATTTCAACGAGGTGGAACAGGTCGCTTTCGGGACGGGCGTGCTGGTAGACGGGCTGGACTTTTCGGACGACAAGATGTTGCAGGGCCGGACGTTCTCGTACTCGGATACGCAGCGCTACCGCGTTGGGTCCAACTACCTGCAATTGCCGATCAACGCGCCGAAAACGCACGTGGCGACCAACCAGCAGGGCGGCCAGATGCAGTACCAGACCGACATTCCGCCCGGAGCCAACCCGCACATCAACTACGAACCGTCGCTGATCGACGGCCTGAAGGAAGCGCCGAAGAATGGCCCCGACCATACGCCGTATGCGCAGGGCAATCTGGTGCGGCAGAAAATTGACCGGACCAACGACTTCAAGCAGGCGGGCGAACGCTACCGGATGTTTGAGGACTGGGAGCGCGAAGACCTGATCTTTAACCTGGTCAACACGCTGGCTCCGGTGGACCGCCGCATTCAGGACAAAATGGTGGAGCTTTTCACGAACTGTGATGAAGATTACGGCCGCCGGGTGCGCGAGGGACTGGAAGCTTCCCGCAACCAAAACGGCAGCGGTCCCATCGGGTCCACCTCGGCCCACGAAGGCGTACAGCAGGCGCAGGAAGAATCCCGTCCCGCCCAGCCGTACTGA
- a CDS encoding AGE family epimerase/isomerase, giving the protein MTHLTEARHHLTRELLPFWTARCRDMVNGGFITHFDKNGNDSGEDEKSLIAQTRCLYTFASAHRAGYGDGELAEFARHGADYLLSRMWDEEHGGFYWMTNRRGEVVNDQKIVYGQSFAIYSLSEYTLATGDPRGLEYASRTFDLLQKHAADTQYGGYFEMFWRDWTLKGPGPAGGDRKTLDVHMHLMEAYTTLYEASRLPLHRRKLQEVIGILLNKVLHPEYGTGIPQFWADWRVAPQIKFDVIWGWDRFTEDGVKREAEDNTSYGHNTEFAWLLLHALETLGMPLDDYREALRKPLEHAADFGIDEEYGGVFVEGSHAGTVYDREKEFWQQAEALIGFLDGYRLFGDEKYMHAYDRVHRFVFDKMINRPVGEWWPLMTRQGEPIWTHMSHSWKINYHTVRSMVQSIRRLEQLAARSIPAARS; this is encoded by the coding sequence ATGACCCACCTCACCGAAGCCCGCCACCACCTCACGCGGGAGCTTCTGCCGTTCTGGACGGCCCGCTGCCGGGACATGGTCAACGGCGGTTTTATTACGCATTTTGATAAAAATGGCAACGATTCGGGCGAAGATGAGAAGTCGCTGATTGCCCAGACGCGCTGCCTGTACACGTTCGCTTCGGCTCACCGGGCGGGGTATGGCGACGGCGAGCTGGCCGAATTTGCCCGCCACGGCGCGGATTATTTGCTGAGCCGGATGTGGGATGAAGAACATGGCGGGTTTTACTGGATGACCAACCGCCGCGGGGAGGTAGTCAACGACCAGAAAATCGTCTACGGACAGAGCTTCGCCATCTACAGCCTGAGCGAGTACACCCTCGCCACCGGCGACCCCCGCGGACTGGAATACGCTTCCCGGACGTTCGACCTGTTGCAGAAACACGCGGCGGATACGCAGTACGGCGGCTACTTCGAAATGTTCTGGCGCGACTGGACGCTGAAAGGCCCCGGCCCGGCGGGCGGCGACCGCAAAACGCTGGATGTGCACATGCACCTGATGGAGGCGTACACCACCCTTTACGAGGCCAGCCGACTGCCGCTGCACCGCCGAAAACTACAGGAGGTCATCGGCATTTTGCTGAACAAAGTGTTGCATCCGGAGTACGGAACCGGCATTCCGCAGTTCTGGGCCGACTGGCGGGTGGCTCCGCAGATCAAATTCGATGTCATCTGGGGCTGGGACCGGTTCACGGAAGACGGCGTCAAGCGCGAAGCGGAAGACAACACCAGCTACGGCCACAATACCGAATTTGCCTGGCTGCTGCTGCACGCGCTCGAAACGCTCGGGATGCCGCTGGACGATTACCGCGAGGCCCTGCGCAAACCGCTGGAGCACGCCGCCGATTTTGGCATTGATGAAGAATACGGCGGCGTTTTTGTCGAAGGTTCCCATGCCGGAACCGTCTACGACCGGGAAAAAGAGTTCTGGCAGCAGGCCGAAGCCCTCATCGGCTTTCTGGACGGCTACCGGCTGTTCGGCGACGAAAAATACATGCATGCCTACGACCGGGTGCATCGCTTCGTTTTCGACAAAATGATCAACCGCCCTGTGGGCGAGTGGTGGCCGCTGATGACGCGCCAGGGCGAACCCATCTGGACGCACATGAGCCATTCGTGGAAAATCAACTACCACACCGTCCGGTCGATGGTGCAGTCTATCCGGCGGCTGGAACAACTGGCGGCCCGGTCGATACCGGCGGCCCGGTCGTAA
- a CDS encoding CPBP family intramembrane glutamic endopeptidase, giving the protein MLLKPMKSARLIVVYLFLSACYQLPEFIRNRTGSDGMFLGLMALFLLLVHVVLRKQGRDGLQAAGLHWKSGSRAQLLTGLLVQASVTALAFGLSCALGLTRVTQVPPPEQLATGLLIFSIGTLLPSLAEDVLTRGYLFAHGAHRLSARTFVLLSTGLFVLNHAYRLQNGPTTWVFLAVMGVSLALPLVLTRSLWLTFGLHWGNNIVYQLTNNVIRSEDVTDFSSTWVLTGAILLMTFVLPLLVRRLGKSGLTGVTD; this is encoded by the coding sequence ATGCTTCTGAAGCCCATGAAAAGCGCCCGGCTGATTGTTGTTTACCTGTTTCTGAGTGCCTGTTACCAATTGCCGGAGTTTATCCGCAACCGTACCGGCAGCGACGGTATGTTTCTGGGTCTGATGGCGCTCTTTCTGCTGCTGGTCCACGTTGTCCTTCGCAAACAGGGCCGGGATGGGCTTCAGGCGGCGGGTCTGCACTGGAAGTCCGGCAGTCGTGCGCAATTACTGACCGGGCTGCTGGTACAAGCTTCGGTAACGGCCCTGGCGTTCGGCCTGAGCTGTGCTCTCGGCCTGACGCGTGTGACGCAGGTGCCGCCGCCCGAGCAGCTGGCAACCGGATTGCTGATTTTTAGCATCGGTACGCTGCTGCCTTCGCTGGCCGAAGATGTCCTGACGCGCGGCTACCTCTTTGCCCACGGGGCGCATCGCCTGAGCGCCCGGACGTTCGTGCTGCTTTCTACCGGTCTTTTTGTGCTCAACCATGCCTACCGGCTGCAGAACGGCCCGACTACCTGGGTGTTTTTGGCCGTCATGGGCGTGAGCCTGGCCCTGCCGCTGGTCCTGACGCGCTCGCTCTGGCTGACGTTCGGGCTGCACTGGGGCAACAACATCGTTTACCAGTTGACGAATAATGTGATCCGTTCGGAGGACGTGACGGACTTTTCATCTACCTGGGTGCTGACCGGCGCGATTCTGCTGATGACGTTTGTGCTGCCGCTGCTGGTGCGTCGGTTGGGAAAGAGCGGGCTGACGGGTGTGACGGATTAA
- a CDS encoding MBL fold metallo-hydrolase: MKKFLKMMGLVLLITLGLMGLAVGIFMNVAPQMGGKATGARLQRIQNSPNFKDGTFRNTTETLMDMSVAKMARIGWLILRGVKGSEPDEVIKTVPFDAGRLVRTGSADEVAVSWFGHSSLLIRVGGKTILTDPVFGERASAVSFLGPKRFRYDRYMDVAGLPPVDAVIFSHDHYDHLDYPTVLGLKGRVKRFFVPLGVGAHLEAWGIPAGQITELDWWETTQLDELTLVCTPARHFSGRGFSRDATLWSSWVLLGGGKRVFYGADSGYSPNFKAIGDKYGPFDLAMLENGAYNEAWHSIHSMPEETAQAGKDVRAAVVLPIHWGKFNLALHEWRDPIRRLTKKAAELGLPLTTPQIGEVVRLDEPLPRAAWWDQYP, from the coding sequence ATGAAGAAATTCCTGAAAATGATGGGACTTGTACTGCTCATAACCCTTGGCCTGATGGGCCTGGCGGTTGGCATTTTTATGAACGTGGCTCCGCAGATGGGCGGCAAGGCTACCGGGGCCCGGCTGCAGCGGATACAAAACTCGCCCAATTTCAAGGACGGGACGTTCCGGAACACCACCGAAACCCTCATGGACATGTCCGTCGCCAAAATGGCCCGCATCGGCTGGCTCATCCTGCGCGGAGTCAAGGGGAGCGAACCGGATGAAGTCATCAAAACCGTGCCGTTCGATGCCGGGCGGCTGGTGCGTACCGGGTCCGCCGATGAAGTCGCCGTAAGCTGGTTCGGCCATTCGTCGCTGCTGATTCGGGTGGGCGGCAAAACCATCCTGACCGATCCCGTTTTCGGCGAACGGGCCTCGGCCGTCTCGTTTCTGGGGCCGAAACGCTTCCGCTACGACCGGTATATGGACGTGGCCGGACTTCCGCCCGTCGATGCCGTCATTTTTTCCCACGACCATTACGACCACCTCGACTACCCGACCGTTTTAGGGCTCAAAGGGCGCGTCAAACGCTTTTTTGTACCGCTGGGCGTCGGGGCGCACCTCGAAGCCTGGGGCATTCCGGCCGGGCAGATTACCGAACTGGACTGGTGGGAAACCACCCAACTGGACGAGCTGACGCTGGTCTGCACGCCGGCGCGGCATTTCTCAGGTCGTGGTTTTAGCCGGGATGCGACGCTATGGAGTTCCTGGGTGCTGCTGGGCGGCGGCAAACGCGTGTTCTACGGAGCCGACTCCGGTTATTCGCCCAACTTCAAGGCCATCGGCGACAAATACGGCCCGTTCGATCTGGCCATGCTCGAAAACGGGGCCTACAACGAGGCCTGGCACAGCATTCACTCCATGCCCGAAGAAACGGCCCAGGCCGGAAAAGACGTCCGGGCGGCCGTCGTGCTGCCCATTCACTGGGGCAAATTCAACCTGGCCCTGCACGAATGGCGCGACCCGATTCGCCGCCTGACGAAAAAAGCCGCCGAACTGGGCCTTCCGCTGACGACGCCGCAGATCGGCGAAGTGGTGCGCCTGGACGAACCGCTGCCCAGGGCGGCCTGGTGGGACCAATACCCGTAA
- a CDS encoding cytochrome P450 produces MKPMPRIGLTESLSAFLSDGYRFIQKCCRIYETDIFGINLPGKPVFCIHGREAARLFYDPSKFIRHGAVPAPIQKTLTGEKAIHTLDNGQHRHRKDMFRSLLMAPDRIQTLMEAMRQEWIRARERWSRMPRVVLFEESQTLLTLAACRWAGIPLTDEEAPQRARDMWSMVDGFGSLGVRNWKGRAARQRTERWIGALIEQVRAGTLPVEEGTPLAVLARFTEPDASGSPQVLDPKMAAVELLNATRPIVAISTYIVFAAHALHRYRGFRQQLRTAGTEADIERFVQEVRRYYPFAPFMGARVRDDFDWQGHRFPKGTLVLLDIFGTNRDARLWQRPEEFWPERFRNWDGDPFRLIPQGGGPYENGHRCPGEWITIEALKVAVGFLTQSMTFDVPKQDMDYPITRLPTFPKSGFVMINVRQALTPVTTGPPVSTGPPVVPAAG; encoded by the coding sequence ATGAAACCCATGCCCCGCATCGGCCTGACCGAGAGCCTGTCCGCTTTTTTGTCAGACGGATACCGATTTATCCAGAAATGCTGTCGGATTTACGAAACGGATATTTTCGGGATCAATCTGCCGGGAAAGCCGGTCTTCTGCATTCACGGTCGGGAGGCGGCTCGGTTGTTCTACGACCCGTCGAAATTCATCCGGCATGGGGCCGTCCCGGCGCCGATTCAAAAAACGCTGACCGGCGAAAAGGCCATTCACACCCTCGACAACGGCCAGCATCGCCACCGCAAGGATATGTTTCGCTCGCTGCTGATGGCGCCCGACCGGATTCAGACACTGATGGAAGCCATGCGGCAGGAATGGATTCGGGCGCGCGAACGCTGGAGCCGGATGCCGCGCGTGGTGTTGTTCGAAGAAAGCCAGACCCTGCTGACGCTGGCCGCCTGCCGCTGGGCCGGAATCCCGTTGACCGACGAAGAAGCGCCCCAGCGGGCCCGCGATATGTGGAGCATGGTCGATGGCTTCGGCAGCCTGGGCGTGCGCAACTGGAAAGGCCGGGCCGCCCGGCAACGCACCGAGCGGTGGATTGGCGCGCTGATCGAACAGGTACGCGCCGGCACCCTGCCGGTGGAAGAAGGCACGCCGCTGGCCGTACTGGCCCGATTTACCGAACCCGACGCGTCCGGCAGCCCGCAGGTGCTCGACCCCAAAATGGCAGCGGTAGAACTCCTGAACGCCACGCGTCCGATTGTCGCTATTTCGACCTATATTGTCTTTGCGGCCCACGCCCTGCACCGCTACCGGGGCTTCCGGCAGCAGCTCCGGACGGCGGGAACCGAAGCCGACATCGAACGTTTCGTGCAGGAAGTCCGCCGGTATTATCCGTTTGCCCCCTTTATGGGCGCCCGTGTCCGCGACGATTTCGACTGGCAGGGGCACCGTTTTCCGAAAGGCACGCTGGTTCTGCTGGACATTTTCGGCACCAACCGCGATGCCCGCCTCTGGCAGCGGCCGGAAGAGTTCTGGCCCGAGCGGTTCCGGAACTGGGACGGCGACCCGTTCCGCCTTATCCCGCAGGGCGGCGGGCCTTACGAGAACGGCCACCGCTGCCCCGGCGAATGGATCACCATCGAGGCGCTGAAAGTGGCGGTGGGTTTTCTGACCCAGTCGATGACCTTCGACGTGCCGAAGCAGGACATGGATTACCCCATCACCCGCCTGCCGACGTTTCCCAAAAGCGGTTTTGTCATGATCAATGTCCGGCAGGCCCTGACGCCGGTTACGACCGGGCCGCCGGTATCGACCGGGCCGCCAGTTGTTCCAGCCGCCGGATAG
- a CDS encoding DinB family protein yields the protein MTPVQTPVALIPMWQKELELEAETTRKMLERVPDDKFDWQPHPKSMTIRQLATHIAELPTWVPLAINTEELDFAVYEYKPVPINNRAELLAYFEQALDEGREALRTVAEEQLELPWTLRQGDQIFSTSTKAETIRHAFSQIIHHRAQLGVFLRLLDIPIPGSYGPSADEQ from the coding sequence ATGACACCTGTTCAAACCCCGGTAGCCCTGATTCCCATGTGGCAGAAAGAACTGGAGCTCGAAGCCGAGACCACCCGCAAAATGCTGGAACGCGTGCCGGATGACAAATTCGACTGGCAGCCGCATCCCAAAAGCATGACCATCCGGCAACTGGCTACGCACATCGCCGAACTGCCCACCTGGGTTCCGCTGGCAATCAATACCGAGGAGCTGGATTTTGCTGTCTACGAATACAAGCCGGTACCGATCAACAACCGCGCGGAACTGCTGGCCTATTTTGAACAGGCGCTGGACGAGGGTCGGGAAGCCCTGCGCACGGTAGCGGAAGAACAACTGGAACTGCCCTGGACACTGCGGCAGGGCGACCAGATCTTCAGCACCTCGACCAAGGCCGAAACCATTCGCCATGCTTTCAGCCAGATCATCCACCACCGGGCGCAGCTGGGCGTTTTCCTCCGGCTGCTGGACATTCCGATTCCGGGAAGCTACGGGCCGAGCGCGGACGAACAGTAG